In Mytilus edulis chromosome 4, xbMytEdul2.2, whole genome shotgun sequence, the following proteins share a genomic window:
- the LOC139519011 gene encoding ficolin-1-like, with translation MDTEDLNGAWTVFQRRINGEVDFYREWADYEEGFGTVKGEHWLGNDKLHILTSQGNYELLISMKDFENHNGYAKYKNFKVGDGASKYKLTFSNFTGNVGDSFAHHNGKMFSTKDQDHDNHGSSCATMFKGGWWYGKCHNSNLNG, from the exons ATGGACACAGAAGATTTGAACGGAGCTTGGACT gttTTTCAGCGTCGAATCAATGGTGAGGTTGATTTTTATAGAGAATGGGCGGATTATGAAGAAGGATTTGGGACAGTTAAGGGAGAACATTGGCTTG GCAACGATAAACTACATATTCTAACATCACAAGGGAATTATGAACTGTTGATTTCAATGAAAGACTTTGAAAATCATAATGGATATGCAAAATATAAGAACTTCAAAGTTGGGGATGGAGCATCAAAATACAAGTTGACTTTCTCGAACTTTACAGGAAATGTTG gtgaCTCTTTTGCACATCATAACGGTAAGATGTTTAGTACTAAAGATCAGGACCACGATAACCATGGATCCAGCTGTGCTACTATGTTCAAAGGAGGCTGGTGGTACGGCAAATGTCACAATTCTAACTTGAATGGGTGA
- the LOC139519008 gene encoding microfibril-associated glycoprotein 4-like — translation MTSLTLEIGVFLGFIVVLVNSTSIQSNSGSYTRIPIDCGDIDIKRGSGVYMIYPTGSLDGFNVYCNMKEDNVGGGWTVFQRRMNGAVDFYRGWDDYKTGFGTLEEEHWLGNDNLHILTSQAEYQLLITLQDFANHTGYAKYANFNIANGAAKYKMTCSSYKGNVGDSLAHSIGQNFTTKDQDNDKYAQNCATSFKGAWWYKDCHKSNLNGQYLGGTHTSFADGVNWETWKGYHYSLKTTMMMIRRKI, via the exons ATGACATCTCTCACTTTGGAAATTGGAGTGTTTCTTGGGTTCATTGTGGTGTTGGTGAATTCAACAAGTATTCAAAGTAATA gcGGATCTTACACCCGAATTCCCATAGACTGTGGggatattgatattaaaagaggGAGTGGTGTTTACATGATTTACCCGACAGGCTCTTTAGATGGCTTCAATGTATATTGCAATATGAAAGAAGACAATGTAGGTGGGGGATGGACG GTATTCCAAAGACGAATGAATGGTGCAGTAGATTTTTACAGAGGATGGGATGATTATAAAACGGGATTTGGAACACTTGAGGAAGAACATTGGCTtg GCAACGATAATCTTCATATTCTTACCTCCCAAGCCGAATATCAGCTATTAATTACACTGCAAGATTTTGCAAATCACACTGGATACGCTAAATATGCAAACTTTAACATTGCTAATGGAGCTGCGAAATACAAGATGACATGCTCATCCTACAAAGGCAACGTTG GTGACTCATTGGCACACTCGATTGGGCAGAATTTTACAACTAAGGATCAAGATAATGACAAGTATGCTCAAAACTGTGCTACTTCGTTTAAAGGGGCCTGGTGGTACAAAGACTGCCATAAATCAAACTTAAATGGACAGTATCTTGGGGGAACACACACTTCCTTTGCTGATGGTGTCAACTGGGAAACTTGGAAAGGCTATCATTACTCTCTTAAAACGACAATGATGATGATACGTAGAAAGATATAA
- the LOC139519006 gene encoding uncharacterized protein: protein MEKCIICLKDDDTSSLVKLREKGSQGINKASREREGQILASVGQFVHQECRKSYTNPTEITKTKRQQNILQESNIPTLRSKSNFSHKDHCLFCGKEAQLKSKLKGNDVFAVRTDDFQKRIEQVCNDRDDEWAVEVRGRLECVGDLHAADALYHQTCSVNFRTSKKIPKAFSPDSKGKENNYQGRPAAYGEQFLKIVDYLKQHEDEQITIAELVNKMNELCGEQAYSSVYMKKKLRNHFGENIIITDICGKISVVTLRDTASCVLQEFYHRPTYQNPDDEKKAIIDAAAKLIKSDIRSLKGDKENYPLASDVSSLKSNLQYVPESLSYLLETMFAEKDSKMKIASIGQAIVQASRPRVLIAPLQIGLGIQLHHNFASRFLVSTLNNLGFCSSYQEIQKFESSAALTQGVDIPGEICNSFIQFVADNVDHNVRTLDGNNTFHGMGIIAGITPGTKRTAPIPRISVSSDDINSIAKVNIQYYKPQNDFMTKLNFSELRELRGMDKTACLDLLSLVVWPLKNPTPGWSGIMQMIHKGEYPGKSTVVFLPMIDMNSSDMSCIYSTLLFVSNQAHRYNRTPVLTFDQPLYWKALTIIQNEHPNSQLKSVVLRLGAFHTEMSFLGCIGHIMRSSGLQEILELIYAPNAVTHMLSGKAVARAIRGHMLVDTALHSLLVSKIFNFDFPADENEEGNINVSVDDILSKAADVYTELLEGTLSISSACDSAVLQSIKETIHRPLEEMKKNRTSKLWLQYTEMMQILRQFIKAERTGDWELHLKSVKDMLPYLAASGHNLYTKSAYVYLMMMQQLEIDHPEVFAAFKDGHHVMRRSDRYWAGLSSDLMIEQVLMRSVKTAGGLTRGRGMGESQRSQWLLSMPACADMNQAIQELTGVGYYTSDQHKEESIARQKRDREDIMSILTFMKERSPFTGDSSLRNIETGVTADSSVNVDNSKDVGTAIIESLVGQNVIDYTFKKKNQVITLNSKTSIKVDGELIQVDPQLLFQRCTTIANGLFEDISEIFKYELCSVPSSLFDNNGLPRQANKSILADSIWDFDGCGCLETGINVHHVLDGGSLIHRIPWTKGNSFNSICQAYIDYVKSHYSQATIVFDGYPDVPTVKDITHIRRSKGCISPKINFSAEMPCKTKKDAFLSNEENKQRFINLLSAKFEASNYAVVHAFDDADLNIVQTAVSISEEQHVVVIGEDTDLLVLLCYHAMMHNKNVFFKSEPKQSIQKIRIWDIKKTKKHLGEAICRLLPFIHAFSGCDTTSRVFGLGKGALLKKVKSSAYLQDQSQLFLQKSSKDQVVKAGEEVLVDLYGGVQSVEGLDLLRYRKFASKVVVGNVFVQVHTLPPTSDAAKLHSMRTFYQTQIWIGEGHDLDPNQWGWYTSENKLMPVRCLLPPAPQKLLKVIRCNCKQNCDSRRCSCRKHGIDCSASCGECRGINCSNSSIVTQSDLDDV from the coding sequence ATGGAAAAATGCATCATATGCCTTAAAGATGACGATACATCATCATTAGTCAAGTTACGTGAAAAAGGAAGCCAAGGAATAAATAAAGCGAGTAGAGAAAGAGAGGGTCAGATACTAGCTTCTGTAGGACAGTTTGTCCACCAGGAATGTAGAAAATCATATACAAACCCAACAGAAATCACAAAAACCAAAAGGCAGCAAAATATACTACAGGAATCTAATATACCGACTCTACGATCAAAATCAAATTTCAGTCATAAAGATCATTGCTTATTCTGTGGGAAAGAGGCACAGCTAAAAAGCAAATTAAAAGGAAACGATGTTTTTGCTGTCCGAACAGATGATTTCCAGAAGAGGATTGAACAAGTATGCAATGACAGAGATGATGAGTGGGCAGTTGAAGTACGGGGAAGATTAGAATGTGTTGGCGATCTTCATGCTGCAGATGCATTATACCATCAAACCTGCAGTGTTAACTTCAGAACCAGTAAGAAGATTCCAAAAGCATTTTCACCAGACAGCAAAGGAAAGGAAAATAACTACCAGGGAAGACCAGCAGCTTATGGTGAACAATTCCTAAAAATTGTAGATTATCTCAAACAGCACGAGGATGAACAGATAACTATTGCAGAGCTGGTTAATAAAATGAACGAGTTATGTGGAGAACAGGCATACAGCTCAgtttatatgaagaaaaaactGAGAAACCATTTTGGAGAAAATATTATCATAACAGATATTTGTGGGAAAATTAGCGTTGTTACGTTGAGAGATACAGCATCCTGTGTTTTGCAAGAGTTTTACCACAGACCAACATATCAAAATCCAGACGATGAAAAAAAAGCCATAATAGATGCTGCTGCAAAACTAATCAAAAGTGACATCAGATCTTTGAAAGGGGACAAGGAAAATTATCCATTGGCATCAGATGTATCATCACTGAAATCAAATTTGCAATATGTACCCGAGAGCTTAAGCTATCTACTAGAAACAATGTTTGCTGAAAAGGACTCCAAAATGAAAATTGCTTCTATTGGACAGGCAATAGTTCAGGCATCAAGACCCCGTGTACTTATTGCTCCTTTGCAAATTGGTCTTGGCATTCAACTTCATCACAACTTTGCATCCCGTTTTCTGGTTTCTACTTTAAACAATTTAGGATTTTGCTCATCTTATcaagaaattcaaaaatttgaatcAAGTGCTGCTTTAACACAAGGAGTTGACATCCCTGGCGAAATATGTAATAGTTTTATTCAATTTGTAGCTGACAACGTAGACCATAATGTGAGAACACTCGATGGCAATAACACATTTCATGGAATGGGAATCATAGCCGGCATTACACCAGGCACTAAGCGAACAGCCCCTATACCTAGAATATCTGTTTCATCTGATGATATCAACTCAATAGCAAAGGTTAATATTCAGTATTACAAACCTCAAAACGACTTTATGACAAAGCTAAATTTTTCAGAGCTTCGAGAATTAAGGGGAATGGACAAGACTGCATGTCTGGATTTACTGTCACTGGTGGTATGGCCCTTAAAGAATCCAACACCAGGTTGGTCAGGTATAATGCAGATGATACATAAGGGAGAATACCCAGGCAAGTCAACAGTTGTTTTTCTACCTATGATAGATATGAATTCAAGCGATATGTCATGCATATACTCAACTCTACTCTTTGTTTCAAATCAAGCACATCGTTACAACAGAACACCAGTATTGACATTCGATCAGCCCTTGTATTGGAAAGCCCTGACAATAATTCAAAATGAACATCCAAATAGTCAGTTGAAGTCTGTAGTATTGCGTTTAGGAGCGTTTCATACAGAAATGAGTTTCTTAGGTTGCATTGGTCACATTATGAGGAGTTCGGGGCTTCAGGAAATTCTGGAACTTATATATGCACCAAATGCAGTTACACACATGCTAAGTGGTAAAGCTGTAGCTCGTGCCATTAGAGGACATATGCTAGTTGACACTGCCTTACACAGCCTTCTTGTAtctaaaattttcaactttgattTCCCAGCAGACGAAAATGAAGAAGGAAACATAAATGTTAGTGTTGACGACATCTTATCTAAGGCAGCCGACGTATATACAGAATTGTTGGAAGGAACACTGTCCATATCTTCTGCATGTGATAGTGCTGTACTTCAGAGCATCAAAGAAACAATTCACAGACCACTtgaagaaatgaagaaaaatcGAACCTCTAAATTATGGCTTCAGTATACAGAAATGATGCAGATCCTTAGACAGTTTATTAAAGCAGAACGGACTGGCGATTGGGAATTGCATTTAAAAAGTGTTAAAGATATGCTGCCTTATTTGGCTGCCTCTGGCCACAACTTGTATACTAAATCTGCGTATGTGTATCTAATGATGATGCAACAACTTGAAATAGATCATCCGGAAGTTTTTGCTGCTTTCAAAGATGGCCATCATGTTATGAGACGTAGCGACAGATATTGGGCAGGATTGTCATCAGATCTAATGATTGAGCAAGTGCTCATGAGGAGTGTAAAAACAGCAGGAGGACTGACACGTGGCCGTGGAATGGGTGAAAGTCAGAGATCACAGTGGCTTTTGTCCATGCCCGCTTGTGCAGACATGAATCAAGCTATTCAAGAGCTCACAGGAGTAGGTTACTACACAAGTGATCAGCACAAGGAAGAATCAATTGCACGTCAAAAACGAGACAGAGAAGACATCATGTCAATTCTAACATTTATGAAAGAACGCAGTCCATTCACCGGAGACAGTTCACTGCGAAATATTGAAACTGGAGTAACAGCTGATAGCTCTGTTAATGTAGACAACTCAAAAGATGTGGGGACAGCGATAATAGAATCTCTCGTTGGGCAAAATGTCATTGACTAtactttcaagaaaaaaaatcaagtaatAACTTTAAATAGCAAAACTAGTATCAAAGTAGACGGGGAATTAATACAAGTCGACCCACAGCTTCTGTTTCAAAGATGCACCACCATAGCTAATGGACTATTTGAAGACATATCAGAAATATTCAAATATGAACTCTGTAGTGTTCCATCTTCGTTATTTGACAATAATGGCTTACCAAGACAGGCAAATAAATCGATTCTAGCAGACTCAATTTGGGACTTTGATGGATGCGGATGTTTGGAAACTGGCATAAATGTTCACCATGTATTAGATGGTGGGTCTCTCATACATCGCATACCTTGGACAAAGGGAAACTCATTCAATAGTATTTGTCAAGCATATATTGATTACGTTAAAAGCCACTACTCTCAAGCAACTATTGTATTTGATGGTTATCCAGATGTACCTACTGTCAAAGATATTACTCACATACGACGATCAAAAGGATGTATTTCTCCCAAAATAAATTTCTCGGCTGAAATGCCCTGTAAAACAAAAAAGGATGCATTCTTGTCAAATGAAGAGAACAAACAACGATTTATCAACCTGCTAAGTGCAAAATTTGAGGCAAGTAATTATGCAGTAGTCCATGCCTTTGACGATGCCGACTTGAATATCGTTCAGACAGCAGTCTCAATTTCGGAAGAACAACATGTTGTAGTTATAGGTGAAGACACAGATTTGCTTGTTTTACTTTGCTATCATGCCATGATGCACAACAAAAACGTTTTTTTCAAGTCAGAACCGAAGCAAAGTATTCAAAAGATCCGAATATGGGATATCAAAAAGACAAAGAAGCATTTGGGTGAAGCTATATGTCGGTTGTTGCCGTTTATACATGCATTTAGTGGGTGCGACACGACATCACGAGTGTTTGGGTTAGGAAAAGGAGCACtattgaaaaaagttaaatcatcTGCATACTTACAAGATCAATCACAGCTTTTCCTTCAGAAATCAAGTAAAGATCAGGTTGTCAAAGCTGGAGAAGAGGTTTTAGTTGATTTGTACGGCGGTGTTCAGTCAGTAGAAGGCTTAGATTTACTTCGATACAGGAAATTTGCGTCAAAGGTCGTTGTAGGGAACGTTTTTGTACAAGTTCACACTCTGCCGCCAACATCGGATGCAGCTAAACTACATAGCATGAGAACTTTCTATCAGACACAAATTTGGATCGGAGAAGGACATGATTTAGATCCTAACCAATGGGGTTGGTATACATCAGAGAATAAACTTATGCCTGTTAGATGTTTATTACCACCGGCACCCCAAAAACTGCTGAAAGTAATACGATGTAACTGCAAACAGAACTGTGATTCAAGAAGATGTTCGTGTCGAAAACATGGAATCGACTGTTCTGCTAGTTGCGGCGAATGTCGTGGCATTAACTGTTCAAATTCCAGCATAGTAACACAAAGTGATTTGGATGATGTTTAG